The sequence GTAGATGTTTTGAACACCGGAGTTTCATTTTTTTCAGACAGACAATTGTTTCAGGGATTTATTTCATCAAAAATAAAAGGCAACATCCATGCAATCGTAGAAGCAGGATTTGAGAAAAACATCTATCAGAAAAATGGTTACGATGCAACTGCTAACGGTCCGTTTTTCAAAGTTGGTGGTTTTTATATGCTAGCGAGAGATCCTGAAAATGAATTCAACGGTTTCTATGGCGGAGCAAAAATAGGCGGGTCATTTTATACTCAGGAATACTTTGCAATCCCTATCCGAGGTTTTGGTGGAAGCAGTTCATCAGTTTCAATGCCTGCATCTTCCCAATCATCTTTCTGGTTGGAAGGAACGATAGGTGGAAGAGTTCAGTTATTTACCTCAAATTTTTTCATTGATGTCAATATGCAACCGAGATATCTCATGGTGACTTCAAAACAAGATGAAGTTGTGCCTATGATTGTTCCAGGTTTTGGAAGAAGCTCTTCTAAATTTAATATGGGTTTTGCTTGGAGTATTGCATATAAGTTTTAGTATAACTTTTTAGAAATGTGATTTTCTACTTCACATTTTCCTCAATTTTTTGAAGCTCATTATACAAAGCTTCTAATTCTTTAGGTGCTTTACCCTCATCGAAATCAGAAGAATTATATTTTTTATCATCAACAGTGATGATTATTGTACTTGCTAATGCTGCATCAGAATATCTACCAGTTGTTGGCGATTTGTACGTGGATATTTTTTGTAAGTCAATCATTTTAGTAATTTGGAGAATGTTTTTCCATTGCAAAGATGATAATGTTGAAGTTGTTTTTTCGCCGTTTATGTTTTTAGTCAAAGAATTTTTGGCGAAGGTAAATAATCTATTCGTACCTCTTGTTTTCTCTGTCAATTCAATCTTTTTTATGATTTGATTTTCGGTTTTTGTACTAATACTATTCATTAATTGTAAATCTTTTTTCTGTGATAAGCAGCTAATATTTAAAACAAAAGAAATTATTAAAATAAGAAGTGTTTTTGAATTCATTTTTTAAATATAAATAAGTATAAAGATATACAGAAAATTATGCCAGAATATTATTGTATTCCATGTTTTTAGAAATTGTTTTTTATTAATAATTAATCTTAAAATTTATTAGACTTAACCCGTTTATGAAATAATGCATAAGTATGGATTAAATGTCATTATTAATTTAATCAAAAACATTTTCTAGATTAATTCTCAAAAAATTTATTTTTAGGGTAAAACGTTAAATACTATCATAGATATTGAAAAAAGTAATTAAAAAAAGTGTGTAATTACTGAATTGATGTATATTTGGCAAAATTTAAATTAATTTTAAAAATGAAGAAATTTACTGGTTTAAGAGTAGCTGTATTATCTACTTTTCTTACGATTGGAGTATATCATGCTCAAATAGTAAAGGGATCCAAGAATGCTGAATTTAAAGAAAAATCTTTCGGAGATACATCCAACCCTTCTGGTTATGAGAGATGCTCAACTGTTGACTATGAGAATTTTCTTAGAGAAAGTTTTCCAGGAAGAATGACAACGGAGCAATTTGAATCTTGGCTTGCGCCTTTAGTGAAGAACGCTAAAGCAAATAAATCTCAATCTGGAAATATTGTTACGATACCTGTAGTTGTTCACGTTATTCATAGTGGTCAGGCCTATGGTGTTGCACAGAATATTGTCGATGAGCAGGTAATGTCTCAAATTACTGTAATGAATAATGATTTCCGTAGATTAACAGGAACACCAGGGTTTAATAGTAATGTTGTAGGTGCAGATACCCAGATTCAATTTGCTCTGGCAAAAGTGGATCCTAACGGGAATCCGACAAATGGTATTGATAGAGTTAATCTTTGTCAGGCATCTTGGACTAGACAGCAAGTAGAACAATTTGTAAAACCAGAAACAAGCTGGGATACTACACAATATATGAATATGTGGAGTGTGAATTTCCCAAGTAACTCAAGCATTTTAGGCTACGCTCAATTTCCTGATTCTAACCTTGCAGGTTTAGATCCAGTAGGTGGTGATTATTATACGGATGGTGTTGTAGCTAGATATGGTACTTTTGGAAGTACTGATTATGATGTGGATGGTACATTTTCTATGATTACTGGATATGATAAAGGAAGGACTATGACTCACGAGGTCGGTCACTTTTTAGGATTAAGACATATTTGGGGAGATCAAGCATGTGGAACAGATTATTGTACAGACACTCCAACAGCTCATATGGAAAATTATGTATGTAATCCGGCTATAGCAAGTTGTGATAATCCAGCTGTTTTTGAAATGGTAGAAAATTACATGGATTACACTAATGATGCCTGTATGAACATCTTTACAATTGATCAAAAAGCTAGAATTACAGCTGTTATGAATAATTCTCCTAGGAGATTAGAGCTTAAAACATCTACGAAAGATATTGCGATTCCTTTATTTGCAAATGATGCAGAAGTAAAGATTGAGAGAGAATGTGCAACTATTTCTTGCTCAACGGTAGCACAAAGTCCTAAAATTTCACTTTATAATAGAGGAACAAGTGCATTGACTTCCGCAGTAATTACTTATACTATAAATGGTAACTCTCAAACACTCAACTGGACAGGTAATTTGGCTCAAGATAAATATCAAATTGTAACGCTTCCAATGGGTGCAAGTACACTTGGGGGACAATTAAATATAAATGTTACTTCTGTAAATGGTACAGCAGATCAGAGATCATCTAACAGTAATCTAACAGTTAACTATCTTGGTGCTCCTGCTAGAGTTGATGCAAACGTAGTTTTTAATCTTCAATTAGATCCTTATGGAGCTGAAGTTAGTTGGAATTTAAAAAATAGTTCGGGAGTAACAGTTTACAGTGGTTCAGCTTATCCAAGTACTAATACGAGCCTTCCAGCATTACAAACTTTTAATTGGACACTAAATCCTTTGGAGTGTTATACATTTACCATAAATGATGGTTTTGGTGATGGTATTTATCAATGGGGTGGTTATTATAATATAAAAACACAATCTGGAGCTACCCTTATAACTGGTTCTCATTATAGCCTAACTCAAACTAGACTTCTTAAGGCTCAAGTTTTAGGAACTAATGAAGTTATTAAAGAGA comes from Chryseobacterium sp. 3008163 and encodes:
- a CDS encoding DUF6048 family protein; the encoded protein is MKTKLIFTSFFSLLGLLFSAQEKKEAEKEKWKYEPNFMVGVDVLNTGVSFFSDRQLFQGFISSKIKGNIHAIVEAGFEKNIYQKNGYDATANGPFFKVGGFYMLARDPENEFNGFYGGAKIGGSFYTQEYFAIPIRGFGGSSSSVSMPASSQSSFWLEGTIGGRVQLFTSNFFIDVNMQPRYLMVTSKQDEVVPMIVPGFGRSSSKFNMGFAWSIAYKF
- a CDS encoding M43 family zinc metalloprotease, whose product is MAKFKLILKMKKFTGLRVAVLSTFLTIGVYHAQIVKGSKNAEFKEKSFGDTSNPSGYERCSTVDYENFLRESFPGRMTTEQFESWLAPLVKNAKANKSQSGNIVTIPVVVHVIHSGQAYGVAQNIVDEQVMSQITVMNNDFRRLTGTPGFNSNVVGADTQIQFALAKVDPNGNPTNGIDRVNLCQASWTRQQVEQFVKPETSWDTTQYMNMWSVNFPSNSSILGYAQFPDSNLAGLDPVGGDYYTDGVVARYGTFGSTDYDVDGTFSMITGYDKGRTMTHEVGHFLGLRHIWGDQACGTDYCTDTPTAHMENYVCNPAIASCDNPAVFEMVENYMDYTNDACMNIFTIDQKARITAVMNNSPRRLELKTSTKDIAIPLFANDAEVKIERECATISCSTVAQSPKISLYNRGTSALTSAVITYTINGNSQTLNWTGNLAQDKYQIVTLPMGASTLGGQLNINVTSVNGTADQRSSNSNLTVNYLGAPARVDANVVFNLQLDPYGAEVSWNLKNSSGVTVYSGSAYPSTNTSLPALQTFNWTLNPLECYTFTINDGFGDGIYQWGGYYNIKTQSGATLITGSHYSLTQTRLLKAQVLGTNEVIKETFALYPNPADDILNITKVSNKAKYEIHNAVGQIVKAGEINNNQVRVAELVKGTYIITINDRDISESIKFIKK